CAGAATCACTCTGTTTCTTTACTTCAGTACTACTCTATTTCTATAGAAGAAAGGGTAGTTTTAACTGTTTCACATATATGATATAACAGTTTTCACATTCTTTCATGTGAATTCTTAATGTGAAGGAGTGGACATTCTATTAACTCATTTAGAAGTGTAAAACAATAAATAGTctaaaaaaataaggattattttgttattgataAAAAGTTGGTGTGATTTTGCACCtaaaatactaattattgtAGAATGCTTCAAAGTTATCTAATAGTTTTTGCACTTAGCATCTTATCTTTGATTCACAAACTAgcataaattttatctttttgagGTTACCAAtgatttcatttctttattaaaCTGAAAGTTCatctttacaaaatatttttacaacaaccCAAAGTTTCTTTAACATTTTCATATTCAGTACTGTTAGCATACAAGACCATTTTATTGcacttaaaaaaagaattacaattcAATAGGTGTAATGAGGGATTTGAggggatttgaactctaaatgTCTCAATTGAAAACATCAGAatttatcaattgagttacaaaactcaTAGCTATTGCATTCATATATGTCCAAAAATCATTAGTCCTTTATATGATTGAAGTTGGTTATTTTGGGTGATTTTTGGCAAGGTTACCAGACTAAATGATTCTTTGGAGGACCAAAATGATTTTTGACAAGGTTACCAGACTAACATGATCAAAAACTTGAGACTTAAATGACAAATAATTTTTGGGCAAaattaaaggactaaaatgatcaaattcaaacttaaagaatcaaaataatttttaggcATAATTAGTGGGcgtaaatttatatttttacctaAATTTTTATACACATCAACATACAATGAATTCATTTTCAATTCTAACAAGGACCATAATATCTTTTGTTCCATGAATTATCTAGTATTTTGTTCTCACAACAACTATTAAAATGAAAGGATAAGAATATCTTTTACTTATTCTTTCTGTAACCTTCCCTCTCCTTATCTCATCTCTCTAATACCTCATACCCTTCCTCTTCTCTCATCTCTCATTTACTTTTTTGCATGAAAGTGATAATATTGTTGCTTATTTCCATAATCTTTAGTTCCTCATGTCTTGTCTCTTTCTACTTTTAAGTAGAAATCTTATGTaaaaagaaggtttttttttaaaaaaaaaaattataaaaggaaTATTGGTTAATTGTACCACAATTCTTGTGACTTCCCATTACTCACAATCAGTGGAAACTCAGCAAACATTGCATTTCCCTTTCTTCTCAAGATAGTtgacctctttttttttagagacatTGCATGGAAATAAGCATTAAGAACACTAATTTAACATTAAAACAACTTACAATGATCACAAGGTAAACTAGGTAAGatcacacacacataaaatatATGTTACTGACTACACAGTACACAACCATACACACATAAAGCACAACACTTAGTTTACTATGCAGAGTCATAGACTCATGGTATAGCTACAAGCATACAAGAAACagtttattaaaaacaaaagctaGACTAGGCAAAAGCATAACATCTGGTAACTAGTCCAACAAGATGATGCGTCCCAATTTGCATCTTATTTATTCAAGATACATTGTTTCATGGATTTATTCATTTCCTTGCCATTGAAACTACGATGTTGAAATTCTCTGTCTTCTCCATGGAAAGATGCTCACCAATACGCTTTGCGTACCTCTCAAATAAATCATCTATAATTGCCTCTCCAAAGTGATCAGCAAGCAAGGATTCTAAAATCGCTCTAATGCAATGTGACACATTTTGACCACATGTAAACTTGTCGAACacgtaatttttgttttcatcattGTCATTGGCATCCAAATTGACTTCAAATGTTTCCAGTCGATCAATAACAAAGGATCCCTCTTTTTCAACAATGGTTTTTACTTCTTTGATGAAAGGATCGTAGTAAGGCAAATTGAACGTATCGATATCAGCCTCTTCAATTAGCCCCTATACACATAAAATTGTGGccattattttactttttaagtgagataacaaaacaaaaaattatcccTTAATTAGaagaattaattttaaattttaattatcaaGATGTTAAAGAACTAACTTCAGCAGCCATGTCAAGGAGACACTTTGCTAGCAGCTCCCAAACGAGGCAACAATCTCTACTAGTGGGATCTTTGATACTCCTACCAATAAAGGTTAGAATCATTTGCCCTCCAAGTTTTATTTCATCAGCACAAGAGCGAAGTAAAAGTGAGAAATCACTCTGAAATTGCTCCAAGTATGCCTTGAATACATTGTGAGGGCTTGTCTTCCCCAAGTATATGTTCCCCTTATTATTGTTAATCCCTTGAGGTAcctaataattataaaataaaataaaaaaatttaaagaaaagagagaaaatgccAATACCAAAATGAATTACGAAAATTTGGGTATGAATTTTATCACCTGTACACTTTGTGTGCattataaaattgataattatttgtttaaatgtGACAATATATTCTCATATTCTACAAATAGTATAAATTACTTAGCACTTCGTATGAGCATCGCAAATCAGATCAAAATCCTCTCCATTTCACGTAAATGGAAGGGAAAATGAagaaatgatttatttatttttttgtgctaaaaaGTCATGTTTTCCGTTTGATTGTATATTTGTTTAAAGGAATGAATGAATTTCTTTTTGGCagtaaataatgtttttttttcacttattgaatttgattaacgccttttttaaaataaaaaaaagggtaaattaaATAGCCAACatattgcttaaaattatgTCGTTGAATATTTCGGGGATTATTTACTAAAGATTGTTGTGTGGTGTACACGTTAATGTTTAGATTAGTTTGTTAATCTTTAGAcaatgctttttattttaaaaacaaattgttgTGTGTAATtaatcttacatttttttttttgaataaatccAGATTAAACCATTTGCAAAACTTTGCATACATCTACAATTTCTTTTGTAGTCTCACTTTCTTCTTATTCactgtattttaaaaaaatctgtaGTCGATCTTCCTAAATCATTCTACACGGCTGTACTTGGTTCATCCCTTTATATTTGCAATAGTTCAAATGCTAGAACTGTTCAGGTCTTTGATATTGATCTCTATGCAAAAACTGTCAAAAGCCGTAGTTCTATACCAACTACTGTTAGCCGATATCACCCTTATACCATAGTTCACGActtcaaattatatgttttggGTGGTTTGGAGTACCCCTTTCCCAAGGAGGAAAAAGTAAAGGGTAATTTTCTTTGGATGGAAGTTTTTGTCCCTGTTTCAGAAAAATGGTCATCCTTGCCCAATCCTCCAGTGGATATTTGTCCTCATTATATGGTTACGGCTCTTTGTAAGAGCCAAAATCAGATTATTGTTAGTACAGTTCTAAGTTCCCCTGAGGATTGTTTGTTGTTTGCGTACAATATTAGGTCCGGTTTTTGGACACATCTGTATCCGCCTATTCGCAAGCTTTTTGGTGGGGGTAGTTCTCCGTCTGCCAATGGAGCTCCACTGGTAGATGGGGTTCTTTACTGGGTTAAGTTCGAGGATGGTATTGATTTGGCTGTCGATGGTTACAATCTTCATAACAACCAGTGGTTGGAGGGCAGGCTGAATATATACCAAGAAATACTTGGGAAGCAAGAATATCTCAGCAATGAGTACTGTCCTCCTCGAGGACTCATCCATATAGCGATCACAAATTCTACCTTAATCTGCAATCCTCAACAACTAGGTATGACAGGGAATGCCCGATGCATTTTGTGTATTGTGTTCTACTTAGTATTTCTCTACTATCGGATTCAGAGGAGGAGGAAGTGAGCTTTGAGCTTCTGCTGCCTGACTTTTTCATTCCCAAGAAGAAATTGAGTGTTTATTCTCTCTATCAAGAAATATCCAATGGATCATAACATATAAATCTTGGATACCCTGTTGCTGTAAGTTTCTAGCTCCTCTAATAAGAACAACAACATTAACATGATTGTCAGTAGATTCTCACTAATAACCTCTGGCTTGCAGGAATGAACCCTCAATGGATGAACAGAGGGTGATTGTAGCAATGGATCAACTGGGGACGATTGGACCAACTTATCTACAGGATATAGAGGGAGTGGATGTGAATCTCCAGGTATTCTCTGTTCCACCTtatgcgcgcacacacacaagATCCACGTGGCCTTCTAAATGTAAACATTATTATCAATCATTTATGTGTTATCCCTGACTTGCAGGGAGGTCGAAGCTATAAAACatcttttaaagaaattttagaTATGCTTACCCAGGTTTCGTCATGAACGCTCAAGGTGGATCACGTATTCAGGGAAGCAAATAGATGCGTTGATGGGCTTGCGAAGAGGGGATGCACACAGCCAATGGATTTTGTAATCTTCAATGAACCCGCTTCCCCTGATTTTGTTAATTCGGATATTAATGGTCTGTTCTTAAGACCTGCTGCCAATACTCTACCTCTTTTAGCTAGTTAATTGCTTAATGAAGtttccttttaaccaaaaaaaaaaaagattagtttATTGATGTTGCTTActtaaacatgtttttgttttgaaatatgGTAAATAGAGTGTGTTTATTTCTGGTTAGATTAAAACTAACCATGCAGTAGTATCTGATAATCATAAGGCTGATGTGTCTACTTCAGAGTCAAATACTGCCAGCCAAGAGTCCAAACATATTGCCATAAAAGAatccaattcaaattcaaatatttgcCAAACATAAGTCAGCCAATAAGTCAGCCAATATCACATCCCTTGATTCTCTCCTCCGTAGCACATCCCTTGATTCTAGCTGATTCTCTATTAATGTAAATCTGTTGTAATTATATTCTCTACAATGTAGGGAAGTTTGTCTATAATCTTTTAGTATAAATACAAAGCAAGACACGCCTCACTTGGTGTGGTTTTTCAACCCAACATAAACTCTATACTATCTATtcctttatggtatcagagctataTGTCCAAcgacctttaaaaaaaacacacacacacacacactattttttttccagCTTTTCTCTTGTCTTTGCTTTAACCAATCTCAATGGAACACACCAATTCTTCAACTGGTGTTGTTGTACCTAGTCATTCAGGGTTCATGTCAATTAAACTAGACAGAACCAATTATCCTCTTTGGCTTGCTCAGATTGTTCCTATTTTGAAGAGCAAGAGTTCGATGGGATTTGTAGATGGTACAAATCAATGTCCTCCAGAATTTAAACGGGACAAAGATGGAAAGGAGACCACCGAAGTGGATCCATCTTATATTACTTGGCATCAACAGGACCAAATAAGATCAATTTTTAGGCTCAAGTGTCCCTGCAAGAGGCTATTTATAATAGCGTATAACAAGTAATATTAACTATCCAATTTCATTGAGAGTCACCTGTAAGCAGTTCGGTAAAAATGCTAAAGacataataacaaaaaaattgtaacgTAGACAAATAATGATAGTCTATAATAAGAAAATGGGTCGAACAAAATGGATAATGGACTAATAGGCATTGTCTACCTTTGGCTTAGATGCACCATCATCATTTCTGCTCATATGTTTAATAGACTTCCAACTCGTGTCTTAAATTATCTTAGTCCTTATGAAaaagtatttcaaaaatctCCCACTTATGATAGTCTTCGAGTGTTTGGTTGTGCATGTTTTCCTTATTTGTGACCCTATAATACATATAAGCTGCAATTTCGTTCTAAAcggtgtgtgtttttgggttacTCTCTTCATCATCAAGGATATCGATGTCTTGATCCAAGCACTGGTCGTGTCTATTTATCCCGTCATGTTATTTTTGATGAGTCTTCATTCCCATTTCAAGAGACCATTAACACTGTTTCTGCAGAGAAGGGCCCCCTGGAATCTTTGATACCTACACTAGAAATGATTCAGCTACCTTCACTACATAGACCACCTTCTTGTTCTAGACCTCCACCCACTTCTCCTACTATACCTCAAACTCCTCAAATACCTACCCCACCAGACCCACCTATAGCTTCTCATCCCAACCCCACTATACCACCTACTTCTGCATCTTTCATTCCAAATCCATTACCACCTAATCCCACATCACAAACTCTCCCAGAAAATTCCTCCCATTCCATGGTCACTAGAAGAAAAGATGGAATTTGCAAACCCAATCCAAAATATGCAATGAATGTGGTATATGATTCTCATTTGATTGAACCCACCTATTATAGCCAAGCAATTAAACATGCAGAATGGCGTCATGCTATGGGGGCTGAATTTAATGCCTTGCAATGGAATGGCACTTGGTCCTTGGTCCCTCCTCGCTCAAATATGAACATCTTGCCTAATAAGTGGGTGTTTAAAATCAAGAAACGATCTTATGGTACTATTGAGCGCTATAAAGCGCGTCTTGTAGCAAATGGTTTTCATCAAAAAGAAGGGCTTGATTATACAGAGACTTTTAGTCCAGTTGTGAAACACTCCACTATTCGCATTGTTCTTGCTTTAGCCATTCATCAAAAATGGCCTATTCGACAATTGGATGTTCAGAATGTATTTCTCCGTGGCCAATTATCTGAGGAAGCAAATAGATGCGTTAACCTTCGGGTTCATTGATCCTAATTATCCACACCAGCCAAGTTTCATAAGTCTCTctatggcttaaaacaagctTCCCCTGATTTTGTTAATTCGGATATTAATGGTCTGTTCTTAAGACCTGCTGCCATTACTCCCTCTTCACATTTCGTAAGGGTGCTTTGATCATTATTCTACttatttatgttgatgatattttgatcGTGGAATAGTTCATCTCATATACAGTACCTTGGGAAACTGTTTTCTATGAAGGATTTAGGTCCTTTGCATTATTTCCTTGGTCTTGAGGCCATATACAGTTCTGGTGGTTTATACCTAACTCAAACAAAATATATCATGGATCTATTACATCGCACAAAGTTTCAGGATGTCAAGCCTATTTCTTCTCCTGCTCATACTGGACATAAATTAAGCCTTTATGATGGAGATCCTCTTCCTGATCCTACTGAATATCGAAGTGTTGTTGGGGCGCTACAATATTTGACACTCACTCATCCTGATATCGCTTTTGCAGTAAACCAAGTGTGTCAATTCATGCATCAACCTACCACAACTCACTGGATTGCTGTCAAAAGAATATTGCGTTATTTGAAGAGCACTCCTACTCATGGTCTGTTTTATCAACCTGGTTCTCTACGTTTAGAAGCCTATTCCGATGCTAATTATGCCGGAAATCCGGATGATCGTCGCTCAACTGGTGGCTACTGTATTTATCTTGGATATAATCCCATATCTTGGAGTGCCAAGAAACACCGTACTGTATCTCGCTCAAGCACAGAAGCAGAATACCGTCAATTGGCATATACTACAGCTGAGATTTCATGGCTGCGATCATTGTTCAAGGATTTGGGTGTCTCTCTTTCAACTCCACTTATTTGGTGTGACAATATTAGTTCCATCTCTTTAGCCTCAAACCCGGTGTTTCATGCACGCACTAAACATTTGGAAGTAGATTACCATTATGTGCGTGATAAGGTTGTTCGCAAGGAGTTGGATGTTCGCTACATTTGTACTACAGATCAGGTAGCAGACGTGTTCACCAAAGGGCTTTCTTCTGCTCGTTTCAAATTATTGGCCAACAAGCTTATGGTACGCTCTTGTCCCATTAGCTTGCGGGGGTGTGATAATCATAAGGCTGATGTGTCTACTTCAGAGTCAAATACTGCTAGCCAAGAGTCCAAACATATTGCCATAAAAGAatccaattcaaattcaaatacttgCCAAACATAAGTCAGTCAATATCACATCCCTTGATTCTAGCTGATTCATACTACCAGCCATAAGTCAGTCAGCCAATATCACATCCCTTGATTCTCTCCTCCATAGCACATCCCTTGATTCTAGCTGATTCTCTATTAATGTAAATCTGTTGTAATTATATTCTCTACAATGTAGGGAAGTTTATCTATAATCTTTTAGTATAAATACAAAGCAAGACACGCCTCACTTGGTGTGGTTTTTCAACCCAACATAAACTCTATACTATCTATTCCTTTAGTATCTACACAGTCAAATATTGACCCCTTATAGTGGTTTGAGTTTATGATTCATATGGTAATTATGAACTTATTACCACCATTGACGAATGTTATTTTTCTATGCCGTTAGAACTTTGATGATCATTGTATGATGTTTGAATAgtctttttttctctccatgcatttgattttttgctaccttttttaacatatatattctttttttgtcAGCAGGGATGACTGAAGTTCTTGCTCTTGGCTAAACTTCTCTTTGCTATTTTGTTTGTGTAATTAAGATCTAGGCGAACCCTTTTTTGCGTAATTAAGATCTAGAGAAGGAAAGGGCTACCTCCTTTTTGTAATTTACtcaggaaaagaaaaggtgtGACTTGGAACTTATATGGAATCATTATGGGTATCCATATTATAAGACTTTGTTGAAACTTATAATTGGGATTATGTTATCTTATTGTCTTTTGTGTTGTATGCTTTATTGAAACTTATAATTCAGACTATGTTATCTTATTGTCTTTTGTAATTTTCCAGTGTAAGAACTTTTAAATCATCGGCTGATGTAAGATCTTTGACTGATGTAATCTTTGAGGAAATCCTTGCACTTGTGCAAGCAACTTCTTCGGCCTCAATAGGTTGCCAGTTTGGTTGACACTATGGAAAGTATGATAAAGCCGATTGAGAGGCCTTCCTTCTTAGTCTTAGTCCTGCTCCACCACATCCTTTTGTGGAGATAATAATAATGGTGGTGATGCAACTACTGTTGGTGGACCATTAATTATGGTTGTTGATATGGAAGAGGCTGTAGGAATTGAAGATTAGCATGACTTTGTGTGTAGGTTGCCATTTTTTGAGATGCAAtgccttttaaattttaatacttGGTCCCCTTTACTCTCTAGATGTGGAAATTATGTTGACCCATGAAACAAAGAAAGTTGCACATTTTCTTCTCATCTCCTCTCCTTTCTCCTTCATTTGATTGGCCTTTCTTCTCATCTCCTctcctttctttgtttttcccAATACCATCTTGATCACCCTTGCAATCTCGTCATGTTTGGTCTCAGAGTTGACCCCTCTTGCAACCTCAACGCAAACACCAACTTCATTTTCCAGCATTTGGGAGTTAAAGCACTGATCTCCACCAAGTGGCCAGCCTATGATTGGTACCCCTTGACTCAAGCTTTCTAGAATTGAGTTCCAACCACAATGGCTAAGGAACTCACCTATGAACTTGTGAGATAAAATTTTCTTGTTGGGCAGCCCATTTATGTGAGATAAAAAATCAAGGTCTCTTAAGagaccttgatttttttttttctcttattctttctttaaagcCATCAGGTAACCACTCAACTCTGAAGTCTTCATTTGGATTGAAACCAAATGGTGGCCTAATGACCCAAATAAATGCCTTGTTGCTTGCCTATAAACCTAAGGCCTCCATCCGATCGAAACACATTCacacacacttgcaatcatgtaagtaaAAATGATCAAGAGAGTAGACTCACTGTTGAGGTATTATTAGAGCTTCCAAACAAACTCCAACAAGAAGAGCCAAATTCCTTGAAATCCATGAGGATCATCATGTAGGTGTAAACAGCGTTGGTAATAACAAAGTGACCAACTCCTATACACCTTTCCCAGTAACTATACCTTTGCCAGTGAGAATTGGTTGGGACTGAAACTAAAAAGAATGCAAGACGCTCAATCCAAAAAGGGTATTCACGCATCTGCATACATAATCAAATCAAACCTCCATTAAAAAGACATGCAAATAAATCAAACCcgaaatatacatatattagattcaagttacactACACCTAGTGTAATTCTTTGCAATATTATATAAATCCTTAAGTTTTAATTAAACAACTATTTTGAAAAGTCAATTATATACTAGGTTGCACCGACACGGCATTTTTGCTAACGTACCGGTGTCCGACACATGTCAAACACCAATACCGGTACGACTCGCCGGACTCCGGTGTCCGAGcggtctctttttttttttttcgcttctcCGACACGGCCCCGACGCGGTAGACACGCCAacagtgggaaaaaaaaaaaaaaaacagaaacccACCGGTGTCCAAGTTCCCTCTACCCGCTGCCCTCTGTCCCTCGCCAGAGCTACATCAGACCGATCGACGAGCTCCCTCTGTtccttccgatctctctctctctctctctctctctctcggcaaTGACAAATTCgatcttctcttcttcttccctctgtTTCGcgatttattttttctatctGCTGACTGACCCTTCACTTGGTGTACTAGCGtgttatgttattatttataacatcaaaacctttttttttttttttaatctcactCACTGTGTTATACTttactgtatatatatatatatatatatatatatatatttttttttttttttttccttctttactCAACCTtgtcttataaattataatgtatattatgaatttagtgatttttgtttttgtgtgtcttGCTTATTTcgttttatgtttttag
This portion of the Castanea sativa cultivar Marrone di Chiusa Pesio chromosome 7, ASM4071231v1 genome encodes:
- the LOC142644486 gene encoding S-adenosyl-L-methionine:benzoic acid/salicylic acid carboxyl methyltransferase 2-like, producing MHTKCTGDKIHTQIFVPQGINNNKGNIYLGKTSPHNVFKAYLEQFQSDFSLLLRSCADEIKLGGQMILTFIGRSIKDPTSRDCCLVWELLAKCLLDMAAEGLIEEADIDTFNLPYYDPFIKEVKTIVEKEGSFVIDRLETFEVNLDANDNDENKNYVFDKFTCGQNVSHCIRAILESLLADHFGEAIIDDLFERYAKRIGEHLSMEKTENFNIVVSMARK